One bacterium genomic region harbors:
- a CDS encoding 4,5-DOPA dioxygenase extradiol (seems to be involved in biofilm formation; in asymptomatic bacteriuria E. coli strains 83972 and VR50, the ygiD gene is upregulated during biofilm formation in urine) codes for SLRRGETAPPEWASSFDAAAARAAEDRDLDFLEGALAGEAGRTAHPTPDHYLPLLYVVGAAADGERPTWPIVGFDMSSLSMRAALFG; via the coding sequence ACAGCCTGCGGCGCGGCGAAACGGCGCCGCCGGAGTGGGCGTCGTCGTTCGACGCCGCCGCGGCGCGCGCGGCGGAGGACCGCGACCTCGATTTCCTCGAGGGCGCGCTCGCCGGCGAGGCGGGGCGGACGGCGCATCCGACGCCCGACCACTACCTGCCGCTGCTCTACGTCGTCGGCGCCGCGGCGGACGGCGAGCGCCCGACGTGGCCGATCGTCGGCTTCGACATGTCGTCCCTCTCGATGCGCGCCGCGCTCTTCGGCTGA